Genomic window (Paenibacillus sp. PK3_47):
AGCGGGAAGCTCCGGGGAGGTTGAACTCATCAGCGGGCGGACTTATGTGCTCTCTGTCAGAAACTAAAGAGAAGGGAGGGGCTTAAGTGGAGTATATAATGGTTACTTTGCAGACCGAAGGCGGCCGTCAGGCTGATCTGAAGATTCCGGCATTTGTCCCGGTAAGCGATCTGCTGGATATGCTGGCCGAAGCGCTTCATCTGGACAAGGGGCCGGAGACCCGCCTGCAGGCTGAGCCTCTCGGCAGAATTCTGCAGAGCGCCAAAACACTGGAAGAGCAAGGGGTGTGCCACGGCGCACTGCTGACAGTCATTTAAGAAGGAAAAGGAGTGATACCATGAACGGAAATCTGCAAAGCGGAGGCCTGATCCACCGGAACGGGGATTCGCTGCTCGTCACCGACATCAAGGGATACTCCGGCACTTATCTCATACATAACGATACCAGCTTCGACATCTTTACAGACAGCCTGATGTGGTTCATGAACACCGGGGAACAGGGGATTCTGTACAGCGACCAGCGCAGGGGCAACCGGCTGTTCCTGTCCGCGCCGGCCCTGCGGGAAGACAAGCTGGTGCTTGACAAGCCTTGCGGACAGCCGGTTCTCCGCGGAGAGAGGGTCTATTATATGGACGAACAGGACGGCAGCCTGCATTGCTGCACTGCTGAAGGCCGGCATGACCGCCGGCTGACTGAAGAGAAGGTGGCCGGCTTTCTCCTGCTGGAGGACGAAACCGTAATATACGCCTGCAGCCAGGGTATCCGGATGACCGGAGCGAACGGGCGGAAGGCGGAGACCCTTACCCCAGGATCTGCAGGAAGGATGATCCGGATAGGCGGCCGGCTGGCTTACGCCGACCGCAGCAGGGATCTGGAGCTTACGCTGCTTGATCTTGGCAGCGGGGAATCGTCTGTTGTGGAAGGCATCGCAGCGTCTTCGGTCAATACGGACGGACGTTATCTGTACTGCGCCAACCGGCGCAACGGCAGCAGCCTGTACCGCGTCGATCCCCGGACGGGGAGCAGTATCCGCATCAGCGGAGAGAGCGCCGATTATCTGCACGTACTGGACGGCGAAATCTACTTCAGCCACAGCCGGGAATGGTACCGGCTGCCGCTGGCGGGCGGCGAAGCGGAGAAGCTTCCGCTGCCGGGAGGAATGAACAATGAACACTGAATTCAGCAGGCAGCCGAGGTTCCTGCCGGATATTCCGCGCGGTGAGGTAGAAGTGCCGAATCCGCCGATGCTTCAGGAGAAACCTGAAATTTCCTGGTATGGTATTCTGCTCCCGCCGATTGTCATGCTGGTCATTACCGTCCTGATCGCCATGACCTCCCAGTCGCTTTTCCTGCTGATCTCGGTGGCAACAACCGTGATGACGCTGATCGGATCACTGGGCGGAGCCGTGACGCAGATCCGCAAGTATAAGCTGAAGAAGCGGGAGCGTGAGAGTAAATATCTCCAGTTCATCGCAGATACACGCAGTGAGCTGTCGGTAGCGAGAGAGCAGCAGACGGCCGCGATGAACGAGATGTTCCCCGAGCCGGAGCAATGTGTCCGCAGGATCATGGAAACAGACAACCGGCTGTGGGAGAAGACACCGGTCCATAACGATTTTCTGACGGTACGACTCGGTCTCGGCAGTGCTCCGCTGGCGATGGAGATCCGGTACACGAAGCAGGCCATCGTCATGGAAAGCGATCCGCTGCTGATGGAACCGCAGCGGCTGGCGATGGACTACACCAAGGTGTCAGGTGTGCCGATCACCGTCAATCTGCTGGAGCAGGAAATTGTCGGTCTTGCCGGAGATGCTGCAAAGACCGCAGAGATGCTGAAATCGATGCTGCTTCAGGTCGTAACCCATCAGGGCTACGATGATGTCCGCATCGTGGTTCTGACGGATGATGCCGGATTTGAACGCTGGAGCTGGCTGAAGTTCCTCCCGCATCTGTGGGATGACAGCATGAACGTCCGTTTCCTGCTGTGCGGCAGAGCACTGGCCCATCAGGTGCTCTCCGAGATGAACAGCGTGTTCAAGGACCGGGAAATGCGCACGACAGGCGGTGGTGCGCTGCCGCATTATCTGTTCGTGGTTGAGGACGCCTCTCTGCTGGAGAATGAGCTGATCAGCAAGTATCTGTATAACGGCAATGCCAAGCTGGGCGTATCCGCGGTGTTTGTCGCTCCCAATGCCGCCTATCTGCCGATGAACTGCAAAACGGTTATTTCCCTCCAGGGCAATAACGGAGAGACGGCTAACCGGACTACCGGAGAGAAAACGGCATTCACACCGGACCGGGCAGATCTCAAAGATTTGGAGCTCGCCGCCAGAAAGCTGGCTCCGCTGCGCATCAAGCAGGGGAATGGCGGCTTCGCGCTTCCAACTTCCATCTCCTTGATGGAGATGCTGGAAGCAGAGAAGGTTACCGATACGGATGTGCTGCTGAACTGGACCCGGAACAAGACGTATATGGGCATGAGCGTACCGATTGGTTCACGTGCAGGCGGGGAACCGCTGTATCTCGATATGCACGAGACCGGGTACGGTCCCCACGGACTGGTAGCCGGAACGACGGGATCAGGTAAAAGTGAGCTGCTGCAGAGCATCATCGTCTCCCAGGCTGTACACTACCATCCGCATGATATCGCTTTTGTGCTGATTGATTACAAGGGGGGCGGCATGGCGGATGCCTTCAAGGGAATGCCCCATCTGGTCGGAACCATCACGAACCTGGACGGCAATCAGACCACCCGGGCACTGCTCTCGATCAAAAGTGAGCTGATGCGCAGACAGCGTGTCTTCTCGGAGCACGGTGTTAACAGCATCGATAAATATCAGAAGCTGTATTACAGCCGGCCGGACCGTCAGGGCATGCCGGCCATTCCCCACCTGATCATGATTGCCGATGAATTCGCCGAGCTGAAGCAGGATCAGCCGGACTTCATGAAGGAGCTGGTCAGTACAGCACGGGTCGGACGGAGTCTTGGCGTCCATCTGATCCTGGCCACCCAGAAGCCGGCCGGGGTCGTGGACGACCAGATCTGGAGTAACTCCAAATTCAAAATCTGCCTCAAGGTGCAGGATGAAGCAGACAGCCGGGATGTCATCAAACGCCCGGATGCGGCGATGATCAAGGAGCCGGGGCGTGCGTATATCCAGGTGGGGAACGACGAGATCTTTGAGCTGTTCCAGTCCGCCTTCTCGGGAGCAGATTACGATCCCAAAGGCGAGCTGCAGAAGCTGGAGAACCAGACAAAGCGTATTTACAAATTGTCTGTTACCGGGCGGAGCGAGCAGATTTACCCGCAAGAGGAAGAGAAGATTGCCCGTCATGAGATGCCTTCCCAGCTGCAGGCGATGGTGGAGCATATTACCCTGACTGCGGAGCGCTTCGGCATTGAACCGGTCAAAGGACCGTGGCTTCCGCCGCTTCCCGAAACCGTATATCTGGAGGATATCTTTACCGGCGGTTACAGTGAAGGCATTTGGCCGAAGCGTGAAGCGCTGCTCAGCATCCCCGCGGGTCTGCTGGATGATCCCAGAGGACAGAAGCAGGAGGCGCTGGAGTTTGATTTTGCCGGAGAAGGCAATCTGTTCATCTACGGCGCTCCGGGCACAGGCAAAACCGTCCTGCTGCGGACGATATGTCTCTCATCTGCGCTGCTGTACTCCCCGGAGGATGTTCATATTTACATCATGGATTTTGGCGGCAGCTCACTGAAGTCGCTGGAACGCCTGCCGCATGTCGGCGGTGTCATGACGCTTGAGCAGGAAGAGAAGATCGACCAGTTCATGCGGTTCGTGTTCCGGATCATGGAGGAGCGCAGAGAGCTGTTCGAGGAGGCAGGCAGCGAAGGCTTCGCAGACTACCGCAAGAGCGGACGGCAGCTGCCTGCGGTTCTGCTGATGATCGACAATTACTTCGCGCTGTCGGAGACCTATGAAGACATTGACACCCAGATGGTTGTACTGGCCCGTGAAGGATTCAAATACGGCATTTATCTCATAGCAACGGCGACGAACAGTGCGCTGGTCCGTTATAAATTCTCGGTCAATTTCAAAATGGCTGCCAGCCTGCAAATGACCGAGAAAAGCGAATACGACGGAATTGTCGGCCGGACCGAAGGGCTGGAGCCGGGGAAAGCGGCCGGCCGGGGACTGGTGCGCGGCAAGCCTCCGCTGGAGTTTCAGACTGCGCTGCCTGAGTACAGGGAGCTGCGCAGCGAAGCGATTATCGAGCGGCTGAGTCAGAGCGGCGGAGCCCGGGCGGTGCCGATTCCGGTTATGCCGGCGGCAATCGATCTGGCCGCCCTGGCTGAGGAAGAAGGCAGATTGGCCATTGGGCTTTCCAGCAACGATCTGCAGCCTGTCTTTATCGACCTGCAGTCGACTCCGGTCCTTATGGTTGCCGGAGATGCGATGTCCGGCAAGAGTACGCTGCTGGTCTCCTGGATTACGCTGCTTGGTGAGAGGCAGAAGGATCTTGAAGTGTATGCGCTGGATTCTTCGGGGATGGGCCTTTATGAACTGATGAACCGGCCTTATGTGAAGGATCTGTCCGGCGTGGAGGACATGTTCGAGTTCGTGGAAGAGTTCAAGGAGAAGCTGGAAGCGCGGCGCTCCGAGCTGCTGGCCTGCCGGATGTCCGGAGGCGATCCGGCGCGGCTGGCTGCCGGCTGGAACCCTATCGTGTTCGTCATCGACAAGGTGAGCGAATTCACCGGAAATGATATGTTCGCACTGCATGAGCTGCTTGAACGGATCATCCGGCAGGAGCGGAACCTCAAGATTTCGGTCATCGCCGCAGATAATACGGCTGATCTGGCTTCCAATTGGGACAGCCTCGGCAAGGTTATCCGTGAGGAGCAGACCGGGATTCTTCTGGGACGGATCAAGGAACAGAATCTGTATTCGGTATCCTATCCTTACGGTTCACAGGAACGGAACATGCAGCAGGGAGACGGTTACCTGATTCTTAAGAACAAATACACCGGACTGCGCTGTGCCGTTCTGAAGAAATCAGCTGCAAGCCCGCAGCTCGTAAGTTAAATTCTGTAGCAGAGGTGAGAGCATGTCGACCAGCCCATCCGAAATCAGAAGAGACGCCGCACGCATCAACGGTCTGACCGGAGATGTGCAGCGGATTTCAAGAGAAGTGCAGGTCCAGTACCATCTGGCCGGTGAATACTGGTCAGGCACGGCATCCAAATCGCTGCAGAGCCAGTACCAGACACTGGACAGCGAGATGAAAGCACTGCTGCGCAGTCTGAAGCAGCTGGAGAGCGGCGTACAGCGGGTCGCTTCCGAGGTGCAGCGGGCTGAGCAGGAACGCGCCGAAAAGCGGCGGCAGGCAGAGAGGCTTGCTGCCGAGAAAGAGCGTGAACGCAGGGAAAGGGAAAGGCAGCAGCAGGAACGGGCAAGAAACAGCCGTTAACAGTTCTTCATCCCGGGTTACCCTGAATATGTCATGCACTTGAAGGGAGGTGAATAAAATGGCAGGTAACAATTTAACTTTTAGTCCGGATCAGGCCCTGAGCGTTGCTAAGTCGATCAACAGTAAAGCCAACAACGCCCAGACCCTGATCAATCAGCTGCAAAAGGAAATTCATTCCGTAAGCGGCTGGTGGCAAGGTGAGTCCCAGACCGCCTTTGTGCAACAGTTCGACGGACTTATGCCTAGCTTCAAAGAGATGGTAACTTGTGTAGAGAATATCAGCAAGAACCTTACTCAAATCGCTAACATCAAACAGCAGGCTGAGCAGGAGATGGCCAGCAAGCTGCGCGGAAGATAATAGACATCTCTGTCAGGCATGGCAAGCAGGCCGGATGCTCCGGTCTTGCTGCCCTGCCATGCTTTATATTAACAGGATTCTGTACATAGGATCTGGAGGGAACGAAACGTGAAGTTGACCGATAAGGAATATCTGGTACTGGCCTCGCTCGCGGATACTGATCAAGGTGTCGTGCAGACAGGCTCAACGATCCGCGGAATGCTCCAGGATTGCAGCGGCGCAGGAGAGCCTCATAGCTTAACACAGGAAATACCGGCAGACAGCCTGCTGCTTGAGCTGAAGCTTGCAGCCCGCTGGATTGCGCCGGATGCGGCAGGCTATGCCTTTACTAACGAAAATGATGATAGATGGATTATCTTTGCATATAAACCGGATGCTCTGCAGGAGCATCTGAAGACGCTGCTCTCCGGAGAGAACCCGCTGATGAAGCAGGCAGCCCAGTTTTTGCGCGCGAATCATGGCAGCAGAGACTGCTTCGTCACCGGCTTTGGCCTGGGCGGCGCTCTGGCGCTGTATGCAGCGGGATTTGCCGAAGACATTCAGGGCGTGGTCTTTGACGCACCGGGCATCGGGCAATTACCGGAGGCGCAGGGCTCCGGCCAGTCAAGGATTACCAACATCCTTGCATATAATAGTCTGATTTCAACGCTCGGCAGCCATAGCGAAAAGCTGCAGTTTGCCGGTCCTGCGGGCGGTGACACCGCTGTAGAGCTGCTCAGTCAGGCCGACCGGCATAGATATGTAACCGGCGCCGGCGGAAGTATTGTTACAGGTGAACCTGGCGAAGCCTTCGGACTTCTTTCGAAGCTTAGCATTCTGTTCGAAGAGGGCGGCAGAATTGATGAGGTTGCAGCGGTCTTTCTCCGGGCAGCCGGTCTGGAGGACAGCGGAGCTAGCGAGCTGATCCATGCGGTGCTGCCGCTGAGTGAACGGATCGAGCCAAGCGGCATCCGGGATGCACTGGCGGAAATTACCGCACAGTATGACCGTCATGCGGGGACGGTCTGGCGGAAATGGAAGACGGAGATGACCGGACAAGCGCGAAAGCTGGGGCAGGAAGAACTTTCGGCAGTGTTCGCGGAGAAGAGCGAAGCCGCGATGCTGAGTGCGTCCGCACTGCTCGAAGAGCTGTACCGCATCACGGAAGCTTTCCTGTGTGTGCTGATCCTGTACGGGCCGGAGGAAAGCCGGCTGGCGGATCAGCTGGACGAACTGCTGGACAGCCTTACCGGACCAATGACCGACCGTCTGGAACAGCTGTCCCGGCAAATGGCCTCTGAGCTGGACGGTCTGATGGAGCTGTCGCTAAGCACAGCATTTGTGTGGCCGGAAATGCATTTCGATATTAAAGACTAGGGTCTGTGAAGGCTAATTTGGACATGACGTTAGGAGAGTGGGCGTGCTTGAACAATTTGATGAGAAAGGCGGTGCTGATTCCTATGGCGTTTTTAACACTGCTCAGCCTGTTTGGCTGCGGTAAACCGCGGGATGAACGGGCGGCAGATGAGATTTTGAAATCCATGCAGGCGAAATATGGCGAGGAATTTGTACTTAACGGGATTGGCGGCAGCTGGGGGACGATGAACAATAATACGCTGAAGGCAATTGTGCACCCCAAGGATGATCCGACACTGAAAGTGCCGGTGGAGATTATGAAGGATTTCAGCAAAATATACGACAAGTATCTGAACCAGCGTGTTGCCCGTAACGAGGAGCCGAAAATTCAGGAGCTTGCGAGAGCCTACTGGCCGGACGCAGAGGTTGTGATTGCAAATGATACAAGACTGACTTATCCCGAAGATAATGATACATCAATGTCATACACGGAGTTTCTGAAACGTTATCCGATGAACACCCAACTGATTTCTATCTACTTAAAGGGTGATGACTATATCGACGGAGAAGGCACTATGGACCAGCAGGGAGAAGCCGGCAAATATCTGGAGTTTGGACAGAAGCTGGCTGACCAGCAGTATGTCAGCAGCATGGTGACATGGACGTATCTTACCAATGACGCTTACGGACGTCTGGACCTTGCCAAAGCGTCGGATGACTCTGTTGATAAATATTTCAGCGATGAGGAGGAGGAACAGGGCAAACTGAATATTTTGACGATGGCCGGATTCTCGTTGAGCTTGGAAGGGAAGATTGAGGAGTCCCGCAGCGAGATCGAAGAAAGTTTTGATAACTGGAAGGAAAAAAGGCTGGAAAGCCTGGAGCAAAGAGGTGAGTCCTGATGGGAGATAACCAGCTCACCGAAGTTGAACTTAAAAAAATTTCACAGCTGGTGTATCTTGACATTGTTGACAGCGAGGGCGTCAATACGAAGATCCAGCAGATTTACATGCGTCAGGGCAAAAAAATCACCGTCGAGCAGGTCATTGATTATTACACGACAGGTGAAGGTCTCAAAGAACTGGAGGCACGGTATCCAAACACGCTGAACGGCAGCAAAGAATCCGAACAGTGGGTTGATATGCTTAAATCGATGGATACCGCCAAGTATCAGGATTGGGAAATCTCGAATGTCGTATCTAAGAACAAGCAGAATGAGTCAGGGTTCGTAGCCTTTACCGTAGATACGAAAAATGGGGCAAAAGTTGCGGCGTTCCGCGGCAGTGAGCCCATTGATGATCCCTATTTCCGGAATGACTGGAAAAATAACGGCACGACGGCCTATGAACTTGAATCGGTCCAGCAGCAGGATGCAAGGGAATACATGAGGCGCTTCGGGCAAGGGAGTAACGATGACTTGTATCTTACCGGCCATTCTCTCGGCGGAAATCTGACGCTTTATTCTTCTTTTGTACTTACCGATGAGCAGCGGAGCAGGCTTGTCAGCGCAAGCACCTTCAACGCGCCTGGCTTCAACAAAGCCTTGCTGGATAAATATCAGAGCCAGATTGACGAGATGAACGAGAAGGGGCAGATCAGGGAATTCCGCAACAAGCATGATCTGGTCCCGGCACTCTTCACGAATCCTTCTGATGGAATTTATATTGACACTAAATCTGAAGAGGTAACGGGGTTCTCCCATCATTCCCTGTTCTCATTTGTTCAGGATGACGAGTCCACCTTTCACCGGTCGGAATCCCAGATGCGGGCCGTCATTCCGAACATTGTGCATCATGTTACGGTCGGCCTGGAGGTAGTGCCGAACTTCCTCAAAGAAGCGCTGGTCCGGGAGGTGTTCAAAATCTGGGACGGCGACATTGAGATTCAGCATATTCTTTTTGCCGCTGCGGCGGTGGCTGCCATCTTCATAGCCGGTCCGATTACGATACTTGTTGGCGCATTAAAAGTAGTTGTGGCGCTGTACGTTATCGGGTTCATCATTGATAAGGTAATCCCATGGATCAAGGAAGGCATTGCCAACATTGCGGAGATGGTGGAGACGTTCTTTGACGAAGCTGTCGAGTACATTACCAATCTCGTATTCCAGGCTGTGGATGCCGCCAAGCTGATCGGGAGCAAGGTCGCGCAGTTTACGCAGCAGGTGAAAAGTGCTGTAACGCAGTTCTTCAAGGATCTGAAGGACGGCTTCAACCGCTTTGTAGCAGATACGATCAAATTCGTAGAAGCCCAGAAGGAACGTTTCATCAAAATGAAGGACCAGGCAGTCAAAAAGCTGGGCGATATTTTTAACTCCGTCAAGTCAGCAATCACCCGCAAAAAGGATGAAATTGTATCCGGTGTCCGTTCGTTTAAGGACAAGCTGATCGGTGAGATCAAGTCAAAGATCAAGACGGTGGCCAAATTTGCGGTCTCGGCCGCAAGCGCGGCACGAACCGCTCAAATTAAGGCCAGTCTAAGCCGGATTGAAGCGCTGCACCGCACCCTGAAACAGAAGGAAGAGCAAATCTCGGAAGCGGTATCCCGTATTCTGAATGTCGCATCCGATGTCTACTCCAGCGTATCCGGCGCGTATCCGGAAAGCTATGTGCGCTCTCAGCTGAGAGAGCTGCAGAGGGTCTGCGATGAAGTCAGAGCCAAAGAGCGCCGTGTGTCGGAGACGCTGAAGCAGCAGTCGGAGGCGGTGAAGTATTCCGTGAATACGTACCGCAGCACCGAGGCCAGACTGGCCGCGATGGCCCGCAGTTAATCTATTTATCTTGTATCCAAATTAAAGGAGGCCCAATATTATGAAACGTTTATCCAGCCTGTTTGCTGTTTTTTTGATTATTGCCCTGTTTTCTTCCTCATTCCAGGCGACGGCCGCCAGCCTGCCGCTTAGAGTCGTGGTAGATGGACAAAAGGTTAATTTTCCTGACGCCCAGCCTTATATTGATGCCCAGCAGCGTGTCCAGCTCCCGGTACGTTTTGTTACAGAAGCACTGGGAGCAAAGGTACTTTGGGACGGTCCCGCTAAAAAGGCAACGATTATCCTGAACGGCAAGACGATGGTCGTCTTTATCGGCAAAACCAGCTACACCGTGGACGGAAAAACGAAGCAGATGGATACCGCTGCAGTCTTCAAGCAGTCCAGAACTTTTGTGCCGCTGCGTTTTCTATACGAAGGTCTGGGTCTCAATGTCAATTGGGATGATTCCGTAAAAACGGTTTACATCACGACCGGAGGAAGCGGATCAGCGCCTGCTGCGCCATCCACAGGGGCACAGACGGCTGACGTCCACGGCTTCAAGGTGAATTATGCGAAGAAGGGGCCGAGCCTGGACCCTGTATACATCACTAAGTCCGGGATGACCGTCTACGAGAATGAAGACTGGGTGTCCGGACAGTATCTTTTCCAGCTAACGATTGTGTTCGGTGACACCGGTTCTGACCCTGTACAGGGTGCAAAGGATGCGGAAAGCATTTTGCGTCAGAAAGTTGAAGGCAGTGTAGTCGATGCCGTGATGAATTATGCCCGGACCAAAACGAAACGAAGCGATATTCTGCCTGATAAAACATTCACTGCCGAGAAATACACGATTGTCGTCGGTTCCCAGGAATATGACGATGTAGCGATTAACATTGCGCCAAGATAAAACACATGGATAAGGGGAATGAGGACGATCGTGAAAAGCAAGCTGATTAAAGGTACCCTACGGTTCGTACTACCGTTGGCGGCAGCAGGGATGCTGCTGTCCGATCTGTTCGTTCCGGTAAATGCGGTCACGGCCGGCACCCCGGATGATTTTCCGCAGACGCCGGCGGAAGCACGGATATACATTAATAGAGATATGAAAGAATTTTACGGAAAGTTTGACTACTACCCGCCGGCTACTTCCAAGGGGAATCTCCGGGAGGATCTGCTCCAGAAGTCCATAGACTCCAAGGATTACACCTTTGACATGGTGTACGGATCGAGCCACGGAGAGCGGCTGATTCACAAAAATAACATGTACCCGTTCTCGGGATATAATCTGAGAGGGGATTCTGTATCGGCCAAAGGGGTCCCATGGTATGCGGGCTGGAGCGGCAGCAAGATTCAGGATTTCGATATGGTAAAATCGCCATGGGAGGATCCGCGGACCGGGGTCAAAAACAATCTGTTCAACCGGTATTCCGATCCCTCGAACAAGTACCTCGCAAGCTCAAACGGCAACTTCGAGCAGGCGATC
Coding sequences:
- a CDS encoding EsaB/YukD family protein, which produces MEYIMVTLQTEGGRQADLKIPAFVPVSDLLDMLAEALHLDKGPETRLQAEPLGRILQSAKTLEEQGVCHGALLTVI
- a CDS encoding DUF5050 domain-containing protein; amino-acid sequence: MNGNLQSGGLIHRNGDSLLVTDIKGYSGTYLIHNDTSFDIFTDSLMWFMNTGEQGILYSDQRRGNRLFLSAPALREDKLVLDKPCGQPVLRGERVYYMDEQDGSLHCCTAEGRHDRRLTEEKVAGFLLLEDETVIYACSQGIRMTGANGRKAETLTPGSAGRMIRIGGRLAYADRSRDLELTLLDLGSGESSVVEGIAASSVNTDGRYLYCANRRNGSSLYRVDPRTGSSIRISGESADYLHVLDGEIYFSHSREWYRLPLAGGEAEKLPLPGGMNNEH
- the essC gene encoding type VII secretion protein EssC, producing MNTEFSRQPRFLPDIPRGEVEVPNPPMLQEKPEISWYGILLPPIVMLVITVLIAMTSQSLFLLISVATTVMTLIGSLGGAVTQIRKYKLKKRERESKYLQFIADTRSELSVAREQQTAAMNEMFPEPEQCVRRIMETDNRLWEKTPVHNDFLTVRLGLGSAPLAMEIRYTKQAIVMESDPLLMEPQRLAMDYTKVSGVPITVNLLEQEIVGLAGDAAKTAEMLKSMLLQVVTHQGYDDVRIVVLTDDAGFERWSWLKFLPHLWDDSMNVRFLLCGRALAHQVLSEMNSVFKDREMRTTGGGALPHYLFVVEDASLLENELISKYLYNGNAKLGVSAVFVAPNAAYLPMNCKTVISLQGNNGETANRTTGEKTAFTPDRADLKDLELAARKLAPLRIKQGNGGFALPTSISLMEMLEAEKVTDTDVLLNWTRNKTYMGMSVPIGSRAGGEPLYLDMHETGYGPHGLVAGTTGSGKSELLQSIIVSQAVHYHPHDIAFVLIDYKGGGMADAFKGMPHLVGTITNLDGNQTTRALLSIKSELMRRQRVFSEHGVNSIDKYQKLYYSRPDRQGMPAIPHLIMIADEFAELKQDQPDFMKELVSTARVGRSLGVHLILATQKPAGVVDDQIWSNSKFKICLKVQDEADSRDVIKRPDAAMIKEPGRAYIQVGNDEIFELFQSAFSGADYDPKGELQKLENQTKRIYKLSVTGRSEQIYPQEEEKIARHEMPSQLQAMVEHITLTAERFGIEPVKGPWLPPLPETVYLEDIFTGGYSEGIWPKREALLSIPAGLLDDPRGQKQEALEFDFAGEGNLFIYGAPGTGKTVLLRTICLSSALLYSPEDVHIYIMDFGGSSLKSLERLPHVGGVMTLEQEEKIDQFMRFVFRIMEERRELFEEAGSEGFADYRKSGRQLPAVLLMIDNYFALSETYEDIDTQMVVLAREGFKYGIYLIATATNSALVRYKFSVNFKMAASLQMTEKSEYDGIVGRTEGLEPGKAAGRGLVRGKPPLEFQTALPEYRELRSEAIIERLSQSGGARAVPIPVMPAAIDLAALAEEEGRLAIGLSSNDLQPVFIDLQSTPVLMVAGDAMSGKSTLLVSWITLLGERQKDLEVYALDSSGMGLYELMNRPYVKDLSGVEDMFEFVEEFKEKLEARRSELLACRMSGGDPARLAAGWNPIVFVIDKVSEFTGNDMFALHELLERIIRQERNLKISVIAADNTADLASNWDSLGKVIREEQTGILLGRIKEQNLYSVSYPYGSQERNMQQGDGYLILKNKYTGLRCAVLKKSAASPQLVS
- a CDS encoding WXG100 family type VII secretion target, which gives rise to MSTSPSEIRRDAARINGLTGDVQRISREVQVQYHLAGEYWSGTASKSLQSQYQTLDSEMKALLRSLKQLESGVQRVASEVQRAEQERAEKRRQAERLAAEKERERRERERQQQERARNSR
- a CDS encoding WXG100 family type VII secretion target, yielding MAGNNLTFSPDQALSVAKSINSKANNAQTLINQLQKEIHSVSGWWQGESQTAFVQQFDGLMPSFKEMVTCVENISKNLTQIANIKQQAEQEMASKLRGR
- a CDS encoding DUF2974 domain-containing protein, producing MKLTDKEYLVLASLADTDQGVVQTGSTIRGMLQDCSGAGEPHSLTQEIPADSLLLELKLAARWIAPDAAGYAFTNENDDRWIIFAYKPDALQEHLKTLLSGENPLMKQAAQFLRANHGSRDCFVTGFGLGGALALYAAGFAEDIQGVVFDAPGIGQLPEAQGSGQSRITNILAYNSLISTLGSHSEKLQFAGPAGGDTAVELLSQADRHRYVTGAGGSIVTGEPGEAFGLLSKLSILFEEGGRIDEVAAVFLRAAGLEDSGASELIHAVLPLSERIEPSGIRDALAEITAQYDRHAGTVWRKWKTEMTGQARKLGQEELSAVFAEKSEAAMLSASALLEELYRITEAFLCVLILYGPEESRLADQLDELLDSLTGPMTDRLEQLSRQMASELDGLMELSLSTAFVWPEMHFDIKD
- a CDS encoding Mbeg1-like protein, with product MGDNQLTEVELKKISQLVYLDIVDSEGVNTKIQQIYMRQGKKITVEQVIDYYTTGEGLKELEARYPNTLNGSKESEQWVDMLKSMDTAKYQDWEISNVVSKNKQNESGFVAFTVDTKNGAKVAAFRGSEPIDDPYFRNDWKNNGTTAYELESVQQQDAREYMRRFGQGSNDDLYLTGHSLGGNLTLYSSFVLTDEQRSRLVSASTFNAPGFNKALLDKYQSQIDEMNEKGQIREFRNKHDLVPALFTNPSDGIYIDTKSEEVTGFSHHSLFSFVQDDESTFHRSESQMRAVIPNIVHHVTVGLEVVPNFLKEALVREVFKIWDGDIEIQHILFAAAAVAAIFIAGPITILVGALKVVVALYVIGFIIDKVIPWIKEGIANIAEMVETFFDEAVEYITNLVFQAVDAAKLIGSKVAQFTQQVKSAVTQFFKDLKDGFNRFVADTIKFVEAQKERFIKMKDQAVKKLGDIFNSVKSAITRKKDEIVSGVRSFKDKLIGEIKSKIKTVAKFAVSAASAARTAQIKASLSRIEALHRTLKQKEEQISEAVSRILNVASDVYSSVSGAYPESYVRSQLRELQRVCDEVRAKERRVSETLKQQSEAVKYSVNTYRSTEARLAAMARS
- a CDS encoding copper amine oxidase N-terminal domain-containing protein: MKRLSSLFAVFLIIALFSSSFQATAASLPLRVVVDGQKVNFPDAQPYIDAQQRVQLPVRFVTEALGAKVLWDGPAKKATIILNGKTMVVFIGKTSYTVDGKTKQMDTAAVFKQSRTFVPLRFLYEGLGLNVNWDDSVKTVYITTGGSGSAPAAPSTGAQTADVHGFKVNYAKKGPSLDPVYITKSGMTVYENEDWVSGQYLFQLTIVFGDTGSDPVQGAKDAESILRQKVEGSVVDAVMNYARTKTKRSDILPDKTFTAEKYTIVVGSQEYDDVAINIAPR